In Jeotgalibaca arthritidis, a single genomic region encodes these proteins:
- the holA gene encoding DNA polymerase III subunit delta, with translation MTYAAEIAKIKKGQFSPVYLFLGTETYFIQEARKLLLEHAMPEEDQDLNVGTYNLDEVPLSHALEDAESIPFFGDRRVVIVDQPVFLTGEKAKAGIEHDTEWLERYLNNPSDSTILVFFAAYEKLDNRKKISKLIQKKATVVSVAPLKEAEARNYLNQVIQNEGYHMDRQSLQFFFERIEDNLSKGMDELQKLFLAAMTDKKITKQMVEDLVPRNLEQNIFDIVTYVLKKDSQKAIQTYRDLLLQKEEPIKINAILLGQFRLLIQVRLLAKKGYQQPDIAKVLKIHPYRVKLASGQIRNMDENRLQKAYLGLVEAEKKMKTGDGLKDIQFELFMLKYANQ, from the coding sequence ATGACTTATGCAGCAGAAATAGCAAAAATAAAAAAAGGGCAATTCAGTCCCGTTTATCTTTTTTTAGGAACAGAAACCTACTTTATTCAAGAAGCGCGGAAGCTCTTATTAGAGCATGCCATGCCTGAAGAAGATCAAGATTTGAATGTGGGAACGTATAACTTAGATGAGGTACCACTTAGCCATGCGTTAGAAGATGCGGAATCAATCCCTTTTTTTGGTGATCGCAGAGTGGTTATTGTCGACCAGCCCGTTTTTTTAACTGGTGAAAAAGCTAAGGCGGGGATAGAGCACGATACGGAGTGGTTGGAACGTTATTTAAATAATCCTTCTGACTCAACGATTCTTGTCTTTTTTGCAGCTTACGAGAAGTTAGACAATCGTAAGAAAATTAGTAAGCTCATTCAAAAAAAAGCGACTGTTGTTAGTGTGGCACCATTAAAGGAAGCAGAAGCTAGAAATTACTTGAACCAAGTCATTCAAAATGAAGGCTATCATATGGATCGTCAGAGCCTACAATTTTTCTTTGAAAGGATTGAAGACAATCTATCTAAGGGAATGGATGAGCTTCAGAAGTTATTTTTAGCAGCGATGACGGATAAAAAAATAACGAAACAGATGGTAGAAGACTTAGTGCCTCGAAATTTGGAGCAAAATATCTTTGATATTGTGACCTATGTGTTGAAGAAAGATAGTCAAAAAGCGATTCAAACTTATCGTGATTTACTACTTCAAAAGGAAGAACCCATTAAGATTAATGCTATTTTACTTGGACAGTTTCGCTTGTTAATTCAAGTTCGACTGCTGGCTAAGAAAGGCTACCAACAGCCTGATATTGCTAAAGTATTAAAAATTCATCCTTACCGGGTGAAGTTAGCGAGTGGGCAAATTCGAAATATGGATGAAAATCGTTTGCAAAAAGCCTATTTAGGCCTCGTAGAAGCAGAGAAGAAGATGAAGACGGGCGATGGATTAAAGGATATCCAGTTTGAATTATTTATGCTGAAATATGCTAACCAATAA
- the rpsT gene encoding 30S ribosomal protein S20 — MPNIDSAIKRVRTSEKANELNNAKKSAMRTAIKKFEEAVAANAENSEALLQDAFKAIDSAASKGLIHNNKASRDKSRLAKKLNK, encoded by the coding sequence TTGCCAAATATCGATTCAGCAATCAAACGTGTTCGTACAAGCGAAAAAGCTAACGAATTGAACAACGCTAAAAAAAGCGCTATGCGTACTGCAATCAAAAAATTTGAAGAAGCTGTAGCTGCAAATGCAGAAAACAGTGAAGCTCTATTACAAGATGCATTCAAAGCTATTGACTCAGCAGCATCTAAAGGCTTAATCCACAATAACAAAGCGTCTCGTGACAAATCACGTCTAGCTAAAAAATTGAACAAATAA
- the uvrB gene encoding excinuclease ABC subunit UvrB: protein MKDQFKLVSNYKPSGDQPEAIRYLVEGLNEKYQAQTLLGATGTGKTFTVANVIQEVNKPTLVLAHNKTLAGQLYGELKEFFPDNAVEYFVSYYDYYQPEAYVPSSDTYIEKEASVNDEIDKLRHSATSSLLERRDVIVVASVSCIYGLVNPENYREHVLSIRQGMEISRNDLLRRLVDMQFERNDIDFQRGRFRVRGDVVEIFLASRDSEAIRVEFFGDEIDRIREVDVLTGEIKNDVEHYPIFPATHFVANEEQTLGAVDTIRAELKEQLTFLRSENKLLEAQRLEQRTNYDLEMLLEMGYCNGIENYSRHMDGRQPGEAPYTLLDFFPDDYLIIVDESHMTMPQIRGMYNGDRARKQQLIDYGFRLPSALDNRPLRLEEFEGHVNQIIYISATPGPYEGEKTNRIAQQIIRPTGLLDPIIEVRPIAGQIDDLISEINIRAEKNERVFITTLTKKMSEDLSDYLKEVGIKVKYLHSDIKTLERTEIIRDLRLGEFDVLIGINLLREGLDVPEVSLVAILDADKEGFLRSERALIQTIGRSARNENGKVIMYADRITDSMQKAIDETKRRRSIQEGYNEEHGIVPKTIIKEVRDLIRITHAPEDVAPEADTMTVYKQMDRQQRAILVEELQLEMRQAAKDLNFEKAAELRDVILELQTAYK from the coding sequence ATGAAAGATCAATTTAAGTTAGTATCAAATTATAAACCTAGTGGAGATCAACCAGAAGCAATCCGCTATTTAGTAGAGGGCTTGAATGAAAAATATCAGGCACAAACCTTATTAGGTGCTACCGGAACGGGTAAAACATTTACAGTAGCCAATGTTATCCAAGAGGTTAACAAACCAACCCTTGTCTTAGCGCATAATAAAACCTTAGCCGGCCAACTATATGGCGAGCTAAAGGAATTTTTCCCAGACAATGCTGTTGAATATTTTGTGTCTTACTACGATTATTATCAACCAGAAGCCTATGTTCCTTCTAGTGATACTTATATTGAAAAAGAGGCTAGCGTCAATGATGAAATTGATAAGCTTCGCCACTCTGCAACAAGTTCTTTATTAGAAAGACGCGATGTGATTGTGGTTGCTTCAGTTTCTTGTATTTACGGTCTCGTTAATCCAGAAAACTACCGAGAGCACGTCCTATCGATTCGTCAAGGGATGGAGATTTCTCGTAATGATTTATTACGACGTTTAGTCGATATGCAGTTTGAACGAAATGATATTGATTTTCAACGGGGGCGCTTCCGAGTGAGAGGGGATGTTGTGGAGATTTTCCTAGCTTCACGCGATAGTGAAGCCATTAGGGTGGAGTTCTTTGGTGATGAGATTGATCGCATTCGCGAAGTAGATGTCTTAACCGGAGAAATTAAAAATGATGTCGAACATTATCCGATTTTTCCAGCCACTCACTTTGTGGCGAATGAGGAACAGACATTAGGTGCTGTTGATACCATTCGAGCAGAATTAAAAGAGCAACTGACTTTTTTACGGTCAGAAAACAAACTCTTGGAAGCACAGCGCTTGGAACAACGGACTAACTATGATTTAGAAATGTTATTAGAAATGGGTTATTGTAACGGCATTGAGAACTACTCTCGTCATATGGATGGTCGTCAACCAGGCGAGGCACCCTATACTTTACTGGATTTCTTCCCTGATGATTATTTAATTATTGTGGATGAATCGCATATGACGATGCCACAAATTAGAGGGATGTATAACGGTGACCGAGCGCGTAAACAACAACTCATTGATTACGGCTTTAGATTACCATCAGCCTTAGATAACCGCCCGCTTCGCCTAGAAGAGTTTGAAGGCCATGTTAATCAAATTATCTATATTTCAGCAACACCGGGTCCTTATGAGGGAGAGAAAACAAACCGGATTGCTCAACAAATCATTCGTCCAACAGGTTTATTAGATCCAATCATTGAAGTTCGCCCAATTGCGGGTCAAATTGATGATTTAATTAGTGAAATCAATATACGTGCTGAAAAGAATGAGCGGGTCTTTATTACAACTCTAACGAAAAAAATGTCCGAAGACTTATCAGATTATTTGAAAGAAGTCGGTATTAAGGTTAAATATCTCCATAGTGATATTAAAACGCTAGAGCGGACAGAGATTATTCGTGATTTAAGATTAGGTGAGTTTGACGTCCTCATCGGTATTAACTTGTTGAGGGAAGGGTTAGATGTTCCGGAGGTGTCGCTTGTAGCGATTTTAGATGCTGATAAAGAAGGGTTCTTGCGAAGCGAGCGAGCCTTGATTCAAACCATTGGGCGTTCTGCCCGAAATGAAAATGGGAAAGTTATTATGTATGCTGACCGTATTACTGATTCCATGCAAAAGGCAATCGATGAAACCAAACGGAGACGGTCGATTCAGGAAGGCTACAACGAAGAACACGGCATCGTTCCAAAGACTATTATTAAAGAAGTGCGGGACTTAATTCGCATTACCCATGCGCCGGAAGATGTGGCACCTGAGGCAGATACGATGACGGTTTACAAACAAATGGATCGTCAACAACGGGCGATTTTAGTTGAAGAGTTACAGCTAGAAATGCGTCAAGCTGCTAAGGATTTAAACTTCGAAAAAGCAGCTGAATTACGCGATGTGATTTTAGAATTACAAACTGCTTACAAATAA
- the rpsO gene encoding 30S ribosomal protein S15, translated as MAISKEKKNEIISQYAVHEGDTGSPEVQIAVLTYEINLLNEHARLHKKDHHSYRGLMKKVGHRRNLLAYLRKKDVARYRDLIQKLGLRR; from the coding sequence ATGGCAATTTCAAAAGAAAAGAAAAACGAAATCATCAGTCAATACGCTGTTCACGAAGGAGATACTGGTTCTCCAGAAGTGCAAATTGCTGTATTAACTTATGAAATTAATCTACTTAACGAGCATGCTCGTCTTCACAAGAAAGACCACCACTCATACCGTGGTTTGATGAAAAAAGTAGGTCACCGTCGTAATTTACTAGCTTACCTACGTAAAAAAGACGTTGCACGTTACCGCGATCTTATCCAAAAATTAGGTCTACGTCGTTAA
- the pnp gene encoding polyribonucleotide nucleotidyltransferase, protein MTEKKVFQMDWAGRPLQVEIGQVAKQANGAVLVRYGDTAVLTAAVGSKEAKDTNFFPLTVNYEEKMYAVGKIPGGFIKREGRPSEHATLTARLIDRPIRPMFPDGFRNEVQVTNVVMSVDQDCTPEMAAMLGSSLALGISDIPFSGPIAGVNVGRVDGQLILNPTPEQAEQSDIELTVAGTKEAINMVESSAKVVSETDMLEALLFGHEAVKAMCEFQEQVIAEIGKEKMTVTLLETDADLHKEAQENFSAQMKDAILTKDKQERNDNIEAVMTAIVDYFTEKYMESEDFVAILKDAKQIAEDIEKEEVRKLITVDKIRPDFRQLDEIRDLDSEVGLLPRVHGSGMFTRGQTQAVSAATLAPLGEHQILDGLGVEESKRFIHHYNFPQFSVGSTGRAGSPGRREIGHGALGERALKQVIPDVEDFPYTIRLVAEVLESNGSSSQASICAGTLALMDAGVPIKAPVAGIAMGLVKDGEDYTILTDIQGMEDHLGDMDFKVAGTKDGITALQMDIKIEGITNQILEEALTQAKKARIEILDHMTSVIAEPRAELSPYAPKIEMMQINPDKIKVVIGKGGDTINGIIDETGVKIDIDQDGNVSIASADAAMIQRAKEIIEELTHEVKAGEIYNGTVKRIEKFGAFVEIIKGKDGLVHISEIAHERVRAVEDVLAIGDKIDVKVIEIDRQGRINLSRKALLKKEGEE, encoded by the coding sequence ATGACAGAAAAGAAAGTATTCCAAATGGATTGGGCAGGTCGTCCATTGCAAGTTGAAATTGGACAAGTTGCCAAACAAGCAAACGGAGCGGTATTAGTAAGATACGGCGACACAGCTGTATTAACTGCTGCAGTAGGAAGCAAGGAAGCAAAAGATACAAACTTCTTCCCACTTACTGTAAACTATGAAGAAAAAATGTATGCAGTAGGTAAAATCCCAGGTGGTTTTATTAAACGTGAAGGAAGACCAAGTGAACATGCAACACTAACGGCTCGTTTAATTGACCGTCCAATTCGTCCGATGTTCCCAGACGGTTTCCGTAACGAAGTGCAAGTAACAAACGTTGTTATGTCTGTTGATCAAGATTGTACACCAGAAATGGCTGCAATGTTAGGATCATCATTGGCATTAGGAATCTCTGATATTCCATTTTCAGGTCCAATTGCAGGTGTAAACGTTGGTCGTGTTGATGGACAATTAATTCTTAATCCAACACCTGAACAAGCAGAACAATCAGATATTGAATTAACAGTTGCTGGTACAAAAGAAGCGATCAACATGGTTGAGAGTAGCGCTAAAGTTGTTTCAGAAACAGATATGTTAGAAGCATTGTTATTCGGACATGAAGCTGTTAAAGCAATGTGCGAGTTCCAAGAACAAGTGATTGCTGAAATTGGCAAAGAAAAAATGACAGTAACCCTATTAGAAACAGATGCAGACCTTCATAAAGAAGCGCAAGAAAACTTCAGCGCTCAAATGAAAGATGCGATTTTAACAAAAGATAAACAAGAACGTAATGATAACATTGAAGCTGTTATGACAGCTATTGTTGATTACTTCACTGAAAAATATATGGAATCTGAAGACTTTGTTGCCATCTTAAAAGATGCGAAACAAATTGCTGAAGACATTGAAAAAGAAGAAGTCCGTAAATTGATTACGGTTGACAAAATCCGTCCTGACTTCCGTCAATTAGATGAAATTCGCGACCTTGATTCAGAAGTTGGTTTACTACCACGCGTTCATGGATCAGGTATGTTTACTCGTGGGCAAACACAAGCTGTTTCTGCAGCAACATTAGCACCACTTGGCGAACATCAAATCTTAGATGGCTTAGGAGTGGAAGAAAGCAAACGTTTCATCCACCACTATAACTTCCCGCAATTCTCAGTTGGATCAACGGGTCGTGCTGGTTCACCAGGTCGTCGTGAAATTGGTCACGGTGCTCTTGGAGAGCGTGCCTTAAAACAAGTTATTCCTGATGTAGAAGATTTCCCATACACAATCCGTCTTGTTGCTGAAGTATTAGAATCAAACGGTTCTTCTTCTCAAGCAAGTATCTGTGCTGGAACGTTAGCATTGATGGATGCAGGTGTTCCGATTAAAGCACCAGTTGCAGGTATTGCAATGGGTCTCGTTAAAGATGGCGAAGATTATACAATCTTGACTGATATCCAAGGTATGGAAGACCACCTAGGCGACATGGACTTTAAAGTTGCCGGAACAAAAGATGGTATCACTGCCTTACAAATGGATATTAAAATCGAAGGAATTACAAACCAAATTCTTGAAGAAGCTTTAACACAAGCTAAAAAAGCACGTATTGAAATTTTAGATCATATGACAAGCGTAATCGCAGAACCACGCGCTGAGCTATCACCATATGCACCTAAGATTGAAATGATGCAAATTAACCCTGATAAAATCAAAGTGGTTATCGGTAAAGGTGGCGACACTATTAACGGTATTATTGACGAAACAGGCGTTAAAATTGACATCGATCAAGATGGTAATGTAAGTATTGCTTCTGCTGACGCAGCAATGATTCAACGTGCAAAAGAAATTATCGAAGAATTAACGCATGAAGTTAAAGCAGGCGAAATTTACAACGGTACGGTTAAACGTATTGAAAAATTCGGTGCATTCGTTGAAATTATTAAAGGTAAAGACGGCCTTGTTCATATTTCAGAAATTGCCCACGAACGTGTTCGTGCAGTTGAAGATGTACTAGCAATTGGCGATAAGATTGATGTTAAAGTCATCGAAATCGACCGTCAAGGACGTATTAACTTATCACGTAAAGCCCTATTGAAAAAAGAAGGCGAAGAGTAA
- a CDS encoding aspartate-semialdehyde dehydrogenase: protein MKEYTVAVVGATGAVGQKMIQLLEHTEIPLKKVKLLASKRSAGKTVSFKGTDVTIEETTDQSFEGVDIALFSAGGSITTRFEQAARQSGAVVIDNTSAFRMDPETPLVVPEVNPEALANHKQLIANPNCSTTQMVVALKPIHEAYGLDRVIVSTYQAVSGAGVEAIEELDQQNASLLKGEKPQAAILPSSGDKNHYQIAYNVIPQIDLFAEEGYTFEEWKMINETKKIMGLPDLKVSATCVRVPVKYGHSESVYIEIDRDDVTVTDLQALLAQADGVIVQDDPANQLYPLATESEDKKETFVGRIRKDPDVANGFHLWIVSDNLIKGAAWNSLQIAETMVKMKLI, encoded by the coding sequence ATGAAAGAATATACAGTTGCTGTAGTAGGTGCTACAGGAGCCGTTGGACAAAAGATGATCCAACTACTAGAACATACAGAAATCCCTTTAAAAAAAGTTAAATTATTAGCGTCTAAACGTTCTGCTGGTAAGACTGTTTCATTTAAAGGAACTGACGTGACTATTGAAGAAACAACCGATCAATCATTTGAAGGCGTTGATATAGCTTTATTTAGTGCGGGCGGCTCTATCACGACACGTTTCGAGCAAGCAGCACGCCAGAGTGGGGCAGTTGTGATTGATAATACGAGTGCCTTCCGTATGGATCCTGAAACACCATTGGTTGTGCCAGAAGTAAACCCAGAGGCCTTAGCAAACCACAAACAATTGATTGCTAACCCTAATTGTTCAACAACACAAATGGTTGTAGCTTTAAAACCAATTCATGAAGCATATGGCTTAGATCGTGTCATTGTTTCAACTTACCAAGCTGTTAGTGGGGCTGGGGTTGAAGCCATTGAAGAACTAGACCAACAAAATGCCAGTCTTCTAAAAGGTGAAAAACCACAAGCGGCAATCTTACCGTCATCAGGCGACAAGAATCATTATCAGATTGCTTATAATGTCATTCCGCAAATTGATTTATTTGCAGAAGAAGGCTATACATTCGAAGAATGGAAAATGATTAATGAAACGAAAAAAATTATGGGACTACCTGATTTGAAAGTTTCAGCAACATGTGTGCGTGTACCAGTTAAATATGGACACTCAGAGTCCGTTTATATCGAAATCGATAGAGATGATGTCACAGTAACTGATCTTCAAGCTTTGTTGGCACAAGCGGATGGTGTGATTGTACAAGATGATCCTGCCAACCAACTCTATCCTCTCGCAACAGAGTCAGAAGATAAAAAAGAAACATTTGTGGGACGAATTCGTAAAGATCCAGATGTTGCAAATGGCTTCCATTTGTGGATTGTATCGGATAACTTAATTAAAGGGGCTGCATGGAACTCCCTTCAAATTGCTGAAACGATGGTAAAAATGAAACTCATTTAA
- a CDS encoding ribonuclease J, giving the protein MSEIKIIPLGGVRENGKNMYVVEVDELIFVLDCGLMYPDNELLGIDVVIPDFTYLEENKNRIAGIFLTHGHEDAVGALPYFLENIDAPVFGTELTIELAKISVKSTGLNPNFNNYHVINEKTEIEFDNVTVKFFRTTHSIPDSVAICLDTQDGTIVYTGDFKFDQSASDMYKTDFAAISLIGQKNVLALMSDSSDAESYVENVSDMRVTEEIIDTFNNAEGRVIVSCVASNVMRIQQVLDAAHQTKRKIFMTGSKLVQVVDTAINLGKLVLPSKNVIVTEKNLDQYSDDELVILETGQSGEPFEALQRMSKGKHKQVNIKDGDLVYITTTPSTSMEKVVGRTKNMIYGAGGSVKEISDTFKVSGHATPNDLKLMMNLLHPTFFIPVQGDYRVQAAHAELAHEVGISYKNIFIPGKGDVIEYKDGRMRMAGQVAAGNVLIDGIGVGDIGNIVLRDRKLLADDGVFIAVVTISRRQGRIVSGPEIISRGFVYMKASEDLIKESTEITKKVVEDNLENKDFEWSTLKQEIRDSLSRYLFDKTKRRPVILPIIMEASSYLKK; this is encoded by the coding sequence ATGAGTGAAATAAAAATCATTCCGTTAGGTGGAGTCCGTGAGAACGGAAAAAATATGTATGTCGTCGAAGTAGACGAATTAATTTTTGTATTAGATTGTGGATTAATGTATCCAGATAATGAACTACTAGGTATTGACGTGGTGATTCCAGACTTTACCTATTTAGAAGAAAATAAAAACCGTATTGCTGGTATTTTCTTAACGCATGGTCATGAAGATGCGGTTGGTGCATTACCATACTTCTTAGAAAATATTGATGCACCGGTTTTCGGTACCGAGCTAACCATCGAATTAGCGAAAATCTCAGTGAAAAGTACAGGCTTGAATCCAAATTTCAATAACTACCATGTTATTAATGAAAAAACAGAAATTGAATTTGATAATGTGACGGTTAAATTCTTCCGTACAACACATTCTATACCGGATTCAGTTGCTATTTGCTTGGATACACAAGATGGCACCATTGTTTACACGGGTGACTTCAAGTTTGATCAAAGTGCTTCTGATATGTATAAAACTGACTTTGCAGCTATTTCGTTAATTGGTCAAAAAAATGTTTTAGCATTGATGAGTGATTCAAGCGATGCTGAATCTTACGTTGAAAATGTTAGTGATATGCGTGTCACAGAAGAAATCATTGATACCTTTAATAATGCAGAAGGTCGTGTTATTGTTTCTTGCGTAGCAAGCAATGTGATGCGTATTCAACAAGTCTTAGATGCAGCTCACCAAACGAAACGCAAAATCTTTATGACAGGCAGCAAACTGGTTCAGGTGGTTGATACAGCTATTAACTTAGGTAAATTAGTATTACCATCTAAAAATGTCATTGTGACAGAGAAAAACCTGGATCAATATTCAGATGATGAACTAGTTATTTTAGAAACAGGACAAAGTGGGGAACCCTTTGAAGCATTACAAAGAATGTCAAAAGGTAAACACAAACAAGTCAACATTAAAGACGGCGATTTGGTTTATATTACAACAACACCATCAACATCGATGGAAAAAGTTGTCGGACGTACTAAAAACATGATATATGGTGCTGGCGGAAGCGTAAAAGAAATTTCTGATACGTTTAAAGTATCCGGTCATGCTACACCAAATGACTTGAAGTTAATGATGAATTTACTACACCCAACATTCTTTATTCCTGTACAAGGTGACTACCGTGTTCAAGCAGCTCATGCTGAATTGGCGCACGAAGTGGGTATTTCTTACAAAAACATCTTTATTCCTGGTAAAGGCGATGTGATTGAATACAAAGATGGTCGTATGAGAATGGCAGGTCAGGTAGCAGCTGGAAATGTCTTGATTGATGGTATTGGGGTAGGCGATATTGGGAATATTGTCTTAAGAGACCGTAAATTATTGGCAGATGATGGCGTATTTATCGCTGTTGTGACTATTTCTCGTCGTCAAGGCAGAATCGTTTCAGGTCCAGAAATTATTTCTCGAGGCTTTGTTTATATGAAAGCTAGCGAAGATTTAATAAAAGAAAGTACCGAAATTACGAAAAAAGTAGTAGAAGATAATCTAGAAAACAAAGATTTTGAATGGTCTACGTTAAAACAAGAGATTCGTGATTCATTGAGTCGTTACTTGTTTGATAAGACCAAACGTCGTCCTGTTATTCTTCCAATCATTATGGAAGCATCTAGCTATTTAAAAAAATAA
- a CDS encoding energy-coupled thiamine transporter ThiT, translated as MGSASLKAWIEGVIAAGLAIGLLFLPITVGDSQFVLSILPILFISLRRGMLQGFFAGIVTAIVAVFLNGNADLITNLVNQFGPYAFVGIAGFFAKFTQRTLNNKRFPNAALNIVTASVLGTVVSFIWVLLGSLSSDDATLTFTDALKREGLSFLLIAGAAILIFLLLAKVLPQVFIPRDTPFLSRKEKSKLLND; from the coding sequence ATGGGTTCAGCTAGTTTAAAGGCATGGATAGAAGGAGTTATAGCAGCGGGGCTTGCTATTGGGCTATTATTTTTACCGATTACGGTAGGCGATAGTCAGTTTGTCCTATCAATCTTACCAATTTTATTTATCAGTTTAAGAAGAGGCATGCTGCAAGGCTTCTTTGCAGGGATTGTAACGGCTATTGTTGCAGTTTTCCTAAATGGCAATGCAGACTTGATTACTAATCTTGTTAATCAGTTTGGTCCCTATGCCTTTGTTGGTATTGCTGGTTTTTTTGCCAAATTTACACAACGCACATTAAATAACAAACGATTCCCTAATGCAGCCTTAAATATTGTAACAGCATCTGTTTTAGGAACCGTAGTAAGTTTTATTTGGGTGTTACTCGGATCGCTATCATCTGATGATGCTACGCTTACTTTTACTGATGCTTTAAAAAGAGAAGGTCTATCCTTCCTTTTAATTGCAGGAGCAGCAATCCTTATTTTCCTATTGCTAGCTAAAGTACTACCTCAAGTATTTATTCCAAGAGACACACCATTTTTAAGCAGAAAAGAAAAATCTAAATTATTAAATGATTAA
- the cls gene encoding cardiolipin synthase produces MNLWQWIIVIIFAINFIGAIYTVFHEERDVPTTWAWLLTLAFIPVFGFILYTFIGKKIPADKIYDIKTQKSLGMSELAGYQKEMLEENDQVITDDESEVKRHTAILFLESNESILTSGNKVEVMIDNVAKFEKIIEDIMNAQHHVHLLYYTFRSDDLGKRIVAALENRAAAGVEVLVVFDALGCRGNHPKFFKRLEELGGKTLVFFGSRIPFVNLRMNYRNHRKIIVVDSKVAYMGGYNIGNEYIGEGRLGNWRDSHIRIQGNAVLTLQSRFFMDWNAVASKHEQRAYDEEYFPISPKIGDTAMQIVSSGPGDDIQSIKMGFIRMISQAKHSIYIQTPYFIPDNSVHEILKMAALSGVDVNIMIPCKPDHPFVYRATEYFAKDIIKYGAKVYVYDDGFFHSKVLIVDGEVASIGSANMDVRSFKLNFEINSFIYDDTIAMELQTNFINDLEKSFIADEAYFETQSTWRKFKQYFSRLLSPIL; encoded by the coding sequence ATGAATCTTTGGCAATGGATTATCGTCATTATATTTGCTATAAACTTTATCGGAGCAATCTACACTGTTTTTCACGAAGAACGGGATGTTCCAACAACTTGGGCATGGTTATTGACGCTCGCATTTATACCAGTCTTTGGTTTTATCCTGTATACATTTATAGGTAAAAAAATACCTGCAGATAAAATATATGATATTAAAACGCAAAAGAGTTTAGGAATGTCCGAACTTGCAGGTTACCAAAAGGAAATGTTGGAAGAAAATGATCAAGTCATAACCGATGACGAGAGCGAAGTTAAACGTCATACGGCAATTTTGTTTTTAGAGAGCAATGAATCAATTCTAACAAGTGGAAACAAAGTTGAAGTAATGATTGATAATGTAGCTAAGTTCGAAAAAATTATCGAAGATATTATGAATGCACAACATCATGTTCACTTGTTATATTATACGTTTAGATCAGATGACCTTGGAAAACGTATTGTAGCAGCTTTAGAAAATCGTGCAGCTGCTGGGGTAGAGGTATTAGTTGTATTTGATGCTCTTGGATGTAGAGGGAATCACCCGAAATTCTTTAAGCGACTAGAAGAGTTGGGCGGAAAAACACTTGTGTTCTTCGGCTCCCGTATCCCATTTGTCAATTTACGTATGAACTACCGTAATCACCGTAAAATTATAGTTGTTGATAGTAAAGTAGCCTATATGGGTGGTTACAATATCGGTAATGAATATATTGGAGAAGGACGATTAGGGAACTGGCGTGATTCACATATTCGGATTCAAGGGAATGCTGTGTTAACCTTACAGAGTCGTTTTTTTATGGATTGGAACGCCGTTGCATCTAAGCATGAACAACGTGCTTATGATGAGGAGTATTTTCCTATTTCACCCAAAATAGGTGATACGGCAATGCAGATTGTCTCCAGTGGACCAGGTGATGATATTCAATCTATCAAAATGGGATTCATCAGGATGATTAGTCAGGCTAAACACTCGATCTATATTCAAACACCTTATTTTATTCCGGATAATAGTGTTCATGAAATTCTTAAGATGGCTGCCTTGTCAGGAGTGGATGTGAACATCATGATTCCGTGCAAGCCAGATCATCCGTTTGTTTATCGGGCAACCGAATATTTTGCTAAGGATATTATTAAGTATGGCGCGAAGGTTTATGTCTATGATGATGGATTCTTCCATTCGAAAGTTTTAATCGTCGACGGTGAAGTTGCTTCCATTGGATCAGCTAATATGGATGTTCGAAGCTTCAAATTGAATTTTGAAATTAATTCATTTATTTATGACGATACAATAGCGATGGAATTGCAAACTAACTTTATCAATGACTTAGAAAAAAGTTTTATTGCTGATGAAGCCTATTTTGAAACCCAGTCAACTTGGCGAAAATTCAAACAGTATTTTTCACGTTTGTTATCGCCAATCTTGTAA